One segment of Bacteroidota bacterium DNA contains the following:
- a CDS encoding GH92 family glycosyl hydrolase, whose product MKAIITRIIGILFLVLGCSFTKIDQKEPVDYVNPYMGNISHLLVPTYPTIHLPNSILRVYPERADFTGTHLRGLPLIVTSHRGRSAFNLSPFQGDQQDIKPVIKYSYDQEVIKPYFYSVYLDEQETEVRFAPSHQSALYEIKFGKAKSRYLILNSETGKFNWDGKALTGHQVIDNGTSVYIYLETEEKPANIYVLKNGKLVDIPASGAENKCVVLKFDDGNTLIHVRYGISFIDADQASKNLKREITNYDVKSLTIEGRRIWNESLGKIKVEGGGENDKVVFYTSLYRTFERPVCISEGSRYYSAFDGKVHNDNGVPFYTDDWIWDTYRAAHPLRILIDPKKEGNILHSYVDMAQQMGNFWMPTFPEITGDSRRMNSNHGVAAVLDAYVKGVEGFDVNNAYNACKKAIVEKTLSPWSGAPAGALDRFYQKHGYIPALHENEKETIPEVTSEKRQAVAVTLGTSFDEWCLSQIARKLGKTDDYQLFLKHSYNYRNLFNPQTHFFHPKDSSGEFIQPFNYVFSGGRGARDYYDENNGWTYRWDVQHNVADLIRLMGGRHNFIKNLDSLFSAPLGRSKYDFYYQFPDQTGNVGQFTMANEPSLHIPYLYNYAGEPWKTQKLIRSLLSEWFRNDLMGVPGDEDGGGMSAFVVFSKMGFYPVTPGSGTYNIGSPAFENTVIHLGNGKEFRIIARNCSQQNKYIQSAKLNGKEWNKPWFSHDDIRDGGVLELIMGDKANKSWGSSPEDVPPSAEIMK is encoded by the coding sequence ATGAAAGCAATAATTACCCGTATTATCGGGATTTTATTTTTGGTTTTAGGCTGTTCTTTTACCAAGATTGATCAAAAAGAACCGGTAGATTATGTAAATCCTTACATGGGGAATATCAGTCATTTACTGGTGCCGACCTATCCGACCATTCATTTGCCCAACAGCATTTTGCGGGTATATCCCGAGCGGGCCGATTTTACAGGAACCCATTTAAGAGGATTGCCTTTGATTGTTACCAGCCACCGTGGACGTTCGGCATTTAATCTTAGCCCTTTTCAGGGTGATCAACAGGATATTAAACCTGTAATAAAATACAGTTATGATCAGGAGGTGATTAAACCGTATTTTTATTCGGTATATCTCGATGAACAGGAAACCGAAGTTAGGTTTGCCCCTTCACATCAATCTGCTCTTTATGAGATTAAATTTGGAAAAGCTAAGTCCAGGTATTTAATTCTTAATTCTGAGACGGGTAAATTCAACTGGGACGGGAAAGCATTAACAGGCCATCAGGTAATAGATAATGGTACCTCAGTTTATATTTATCTTGAAACTGAGGAAAAACCGGCAAATATTTATGTTTTGAAAAATGGCAAACTGGTTGACATACCGGCATCCGGAGCGGAGAATAAATGTGTGGTTTTGAAATTTGATGATGGGAATACTCTTATTCATGTCCGTTACGGAATTTCTTTCATTGATGCAGATCAGGCGAGTAAAAATCTGAAACGGGAGATTACAAATTACGATGTGAAATCGTTGACAATTGAAGGACGCAGAATCTGGAACGAATCCCTTGGAAAGATTAAGGTAGAGGGTGGAGGTGAAAATGACAAAGTCGTTTTCTATACTTCGCTTTATCGAACGTTTGAACGCCCGGTCTGTATCTCGGAAGGAAGCCGCTATTATAGCGCTTTTGACGGAAAAGTTCATAACGACAATGGGGTTCCGTTTTACACCGATGACTGGATCTGGGATACATACAGGGCTGCCCATCCATTGCGCATTCTTATCGATCCAAAGAAAGAAGGGAATATTCTGCATTCTTATGTGGACATGGCTCAGCAGATGGGAAATTTCTGGATGCCTACATTTCCCGAAATTACTGGTGATAGCCGGCGGATGAATTCCAATCATGGGGTGGCGGCTGTGTTGGATGCCTACGTGAAAGGGGTTGAGGGTTTCGATGTTAATAATGCATACAATGCCTGCAAAAAGGCCATTGTCGAGAAAACCTTATCTCCCTGGTCGGGCGCTCCTGCCGGGGCTTTAGACAGATTTTATCAGAAACATGGCTATATCCCGGCTTTACATGAAAATGAAAAAGAAACTATTCCTGAAGTAACCTCTGAAAAACGACAAGCTGTTGCAGTGACCCTGGGTACATCTTTTGATGAATGGTGTTTGTCTCAGATAGCAAGAAAACTAGGGAAAACAGATGATTATCAGCTATTTCTAAAACATTCTTATAATTACCGTAATTTGTTTAACCCGCAAACACATTTCTTTCATCCCAAAGATAGCAGTGGTGAATTTATCCAACCTTTTAATTATGTTTTTTCAGGAGGGAGAGGTGCTCGCGATTACTATGATGAAAATAATGGCTGGACCTACCGCTGGGATGTGCAGCATAATGTTGCGGATTTGATTCGTTTAATGGGGGGAAGGCATAATTTTATTAAAAATCTTGATTCTTTATTTTCTGCTCCCCTTGGCAGGTCGAAATACGATTTTTACTACCAGTTCCCGGATCAAACAGGGAATGTGGGGCAATTTACCATGGCTAATGAACCTTCACTGCATATTCCTTATTTATATAATTATGCGGGAGAACCTTGGAAGACCCAGAAGTTAATCCGCAGCCTGTTGTCCGAATGGTTCCGTAACGATCTGATGGGAGTTCCTGGCGATGAAGATGGGGGTGGAATGTCTGCGTTTGTAGTGTTTTCGAAGATGGGTTTCTATCCGGTTACTCCGGGATCAGGCACGTATAATATTGGAAGTCCGGCATTCGAGAATACGGTAATTCACTTAGGTAA